TGACGCTTTAAGGAAATCACGGAACCAGTTTATATCCGCCGGGCTCCGTCACCAGTATCTGGGCATTGCCGGGGTCCCGTTCGATTTTCTGGCGCAGGCGATAGACGTGGGTTTCCAGGGTATGGGTCGTCACTCCGGCATTATACCCCCAGACCTCACCCAGCAGCGTATCGCGGGCAATAACCTTGTCCCCGGCGCGATACAGATATTTCAGGATCGCTGTTTCCTTTTCCGTCAGACGGATTTTCTGGCCGTTTTCATCATCAAGCAGGATTTTTGCCGACGGTTGAAACGTGTAGGGCCCGATGGTGAAAACCGCATCCTCGCTTTGCTCATGCTGCCGCAGTTGCGCGCGCAGGCGGGCGAGCAGCACATTCAGGCGGAACGGCTTGGAAATATAATCATTTGCCCCGGAATCCAGTCCCAGAATCTGGTCGCTGTCGGTGCTATGCGCCGTCAGCATGATGATCGGGCATTTGACTTCGTTCCGGCGCAACAGGCGACAGGCCTCGCGGCCATCCATATCCGGCAGTTCAACATCCAGCAGGATCGCATCGAAATGTTCTGTCTTGGCCCGTTCGACCCCTTCGGTGGCGGTTGCTTCTTCGACCGTATCGAATTCCTCATGCAACCGAAGCTGTTCTGCCAGGGATTGGCGCAGCGCATTGTCATCGTCTACCAGAAGTATCTTCTTGCCCGTCATCTCTCAAACAGCTTTTTGTGGAAGTTCTTGTTCCGCTTCGACTTTCCGCGCCACTTTACCATGATAACGCTTGAAGGCGAGACAAAATTCATCACCCGATCATAACATCGCTGTGTGGAAATTGTGTTCGATGAAAACTGGCATTTTATTTGCGTGGGACCATGGGAGGAGAAGAGGACAGACCCATGCAAACAGCCAGCCCAGATGCCGGATTTGCCCCCTGGTCCCTGATGGTGCCAGAGCCGCCGAAAGCCGCGGCAACCAAGGCAAATGACAGCAATGAAACGACCCGGACGGCCCGGAACGATAAGGACGCGCCCAAGGAAAATCCGGATTTCTTCGGCAAGGATGGTCTGACCTTCGGGGATTTCCTGGACATCGTGAATCCCCTGCAACATCTGCCCGTTATCGGCACAATTTACCGGGAACTGACAGGCGACGACATCAGCCCCGGCGCCCGGCTGGCCGGCGACACCTTGTATGGCGGTCCCCTGGGGATGGCCAGCGCGGTCGTCAACAACGCCATGGAAGAGCATTCCGGCAAGGATATGGGCGAAACGGTGTTGGCCTATTTCACCGGGGATGAAACGGACGATGGCGCGGGCGATACGCAGGTTGCCGAAGCCCCCGCTGGTAAGGGCACGGAAGACAAAACCGCCGGGCCGGTAGCCGACACCGCCGCACAGCCGGTTGTGCAGCAGGCCGCCGCTGCTGACCCGCAGGCTCCTGTTCTGCCTCTTGCAGCGTCAACGCCACGGATCGGCAAACCGTTGTTTGGACCGCATAATCCTCTCGTCAATCCTCTGCCAGAAGCACCGGAAGCAAAGGCCTCTGCTGAAGAACCGGTCCAAACCGCCCAGGTAGCCTTGGGAACGCCAACGGTCTCATCCGGAAAGCCGAAACATCTTTCCGCCGACGTGGCCCGCCAGTTGGAACATATGGCTGCCCTGTCCCAGGAACGGCTGGCGATCCAGGCCCAGACCAACCGGGCGATCCTGAAACAGGGCAACAAGCGGGAAAAGGCCGAGGCCGCCACCGCCGCGCCAACGCCGACACCAGCCAACGATATCGCGGCCGCACAACAGCCGCCAAAGGCCAAATCAGTTCCTCCAGCCAAGGCCAGTGCGGCCAGCAGGGCCTATGAAACCGCCGCCATGCCCGCCCCGGTAACGCCGGACAATCTTCCTGAGGCCATGCTGTCGGCTTTGAAGAAATACGAGATTATGCTTAAAAAGGACCCTAAACAGGGTTAATTGAGCAAAGAGACAGTCCATGGATATCAATGTCAGCGAACAGGGCCTGACCATGCCGGACGGACGGGTGGTCAAATGCGCCATCGGCCGCGGTGGCATTCACAAGACAAAACGGGAAGGGGATGGCGTAACCCCTGTCGGTGACTGGCCTCTGCGTTACGGCTATTATCGCGCCGACCGTCTGGGTACGGCCCCGCAGACCCACCTGTCCATGACCCCGATCCAACCCGATGACGGCTGGTGCGATGCCCCGCACGACGCCAATTACAACAAGGCGGTCAAAAAACCCTATGCTGCCAGCCATGAAGACATGTGGCGCGAGGACGAGCTTTACGACATCGTTGTGGTATTGGGACATAACGACGACCCGCCGGTGCCGGGAAACGGCAGCGCCATCTTCCTGCATGTGGCCCGACCCGGCTACAAACCGACAGAGGGATGCGTCGCACTGCCCCGCGAAACGCTGGTGGAACTTCTGAATGCCTGCAAGGCCGGGGACCGGATGGCGATCCGCTCACTTGAGAATGACGACTAGAAAAACCGCCTAGGCGGGATAATCGCGCTTACCGAAAATGGCAGACCCGACGCGGACATAGGTTGCGCCGAATTGGACGGCGACTTCAAAATCGCCACTCATGCCCATGCTCAACTCGCTCAACCCGTTGCGCTCGGCAATTTTCTTCAAAAGTGCGAAATGCAGGGAAGGTTCCGCATCCACCGGC
The Aestuariispira ectoiniformans genome window above contains:
- a CDS encoding response regulator transcription factor, with product MTGKKILLVDDDNALRQSLAEQLRLHEEFDTVEEATATEGVERAKTEHFDAILLDVELPDMDGREACRLLRRNEVKCPIIMLTAHSTDSDQILGLDSGANDYISKPFRLNVLLARLRAQLRQHEQSEDAVFTIGPYTFQPSAKILLDDENGQKIRLTEKETAILKYLYRAGDKVIARDTLLGEVWGYNAGVTTHTLETHVYRLRQKIERDPGNAQILVTEPGGYKLVP
- a CDS encoding L,D-transpeptidase family protein, translating into MDINVSEQGLTMPDGRVVKCAIGRGGIHKTKREGDGVTPVGDWPLRYGYYRADRLGTAPQTHLSMTPIQPDDGWCDAPHDANYNKAVKKPYAASHEDMWREDELYDIVVVLGHNDDPPVPGNGSAIFLHVARPGYKPTEGCVALPRETLVELLNACKAGDRMAIRSLENDD